In Citrus sinensis cultivar Valencia sweet orange chromosome 2, DVS_A1.0, whole genome shotgun sequence, a single genomic region encodes these proteins:
- the LOC102630506 gene encoding uncharacterized protein LOC102630506 isoform X1 has product MSEASKSLLASTDHGQLGPIGPDYFGFYTREIMELLSQDEDPLPSTSRTSELTRKKCGGVRGKDTIDTSGRGNVSSFSNSIGAGFTDFKKERLRSLLRQGVFGLAPEVDEMLDPVIAMCQLQSQVRNRKCSPNVNEVACKGDAEQVPRKKLKTSIYSSHSSLKHGSCREGSVSNGIDSKSLDAALSEKEMSNFKKNCAHCHCQNTSQLTSPNRPKSLCDGCISSYGKDKDLHSDSNIGADKENGEVDDDLQFLLESDSSEVEETVKKYSDELFATLGHMEQKLEELLNTVVSRCRPMTRPEKQELRKLIQKLPQNNLARVVEIVQHSKLADSRPSDEYFVDLEKEDNVTLWRLFYYVKAVEKARELLL; this is encoded by the exons ATGTCGGAAGCTTCGAAGAGTTTGCTGGCCTCAACAGATCATGGTCAATTAGGACCAATAGGACCAGATTATTTTGGTTTCTATACGCGTGAAATAATGGAGCTCTTATCACAAGATGAGGATCCCTTGCCTTCTACTTCCAGAACCTCTGAGTTGACTAGGAAAAAATGTGGTGGGGTCAGAGGCAAGGACACAATTGATACTAGTGGCCGTGGTAATGTTTCTTCCTTTAGTAATAGCATAGGAGCTGGCTTTACagatttcaaaaaagaaagattgagATCATTACTAAGGCAGGGTGTGTTTGGTCTTGCCCCAGAAGTTGATGAG ATGTTGGATCCTGTTATAGCTATGTGTCAGTTGCAATCTCAAGTCAGAAACAGAAAGTGTTCGCCAAATGTTAATGAAGTAGCGTGCAAGGGTGATGCAGAGCAAGTTCCTCGTAAGAAACTCAAGACATCGATTTACTCTTCGCACAGTTCCCTCAAACATGGATCATGTAGAGAG GGTTCTGTATCTAATGGCATTGATTCCAAATCTTTGGATGCTGCTTTGTCGGAGAAAGAAATGTCTAACTTTAAGAAGAATTGTGCCCATTGCCATTGCCAGAATACTTCTCAGTTAACTAGTCCAAATAGGCCTAAG TCTCTATGTGATGGTTGCATAAGCAGTTATGGAAAGGACAAGGATTTACATTCAGATTCAAACATAGGTGCTGATAAAGAAAATGGAGAG GTGGATGATGACTTGCAATTCCTTCTAGAAAGTGATAGTTCGGAGGTTGAGGAGACAGTGAAGAAATATTCTGATGAACTTTTTGCAACA ctAGGCCACATGGAGCAGAAGCTTGAAGAACTTCTTAATACTGTGGTGTCGAGGTGCAG GCCTATGACACGTCCTGAGAAGCAGGAGCTTCGGAAACTGATTCAGAAGCTGCCACAGAATAATCTTGCCCGTGTTGTTGAAATTGTCCAACATAGTAAACTGGCAGATTCCCGACCTTCTGATGAATACTTTGTTGATTTAGAAAAAGAG GATAATGTAACTCTTTGGAGATTGTTTTACTATGTGAAAGCGGTTGAGAAAGCTAGAGAGCTCTTGTTATAG
- the LOC102607509 gene encoding cytochrome P450 724B1 isoform X1, with protein sequence MGWPICGETLAFLKPHKSNSTGSFLQQHCSIYGQVFKSHLFCSPAIVSCDHELNMFILQNEEKYFQASYPKPMHGILGKLSLLTVSGDLHKKLRNVAVSFIGASKSTPAFLHSVEKLSISMMESWKERKQITFCYEIRKFTINLMVKHLLSIEPEEPIAFKILEDFQTFMKGFVSLPVYIPGTHYANAVKARARLSRTVREIIRERQHENMRAGEGDFLDVILKKRSLSEEETVSIVLDIMLGGYETTATLLALIVYFLAHAPAVFQKLKEEHRAIRKSKQDEEPLNWEDYQQMEFTNNVILEAMRCGNYLIPSGWKVLPVFTAAHFDPNLHENPSEFNPSRWTDKASVMSKRVMPFGGGPRLCPGAELAKVEISFFLHHLVLNYRWKTQADDYPIAYPYVEFRRGLLLEIERTNGFDDH encoded by the exons ATGGGGTGGCCTATTTGTGGAGAGACTCTTGCCTTTCTCAAGCCTCACAAATCCAACTCCACTGGCAGCTTCTTGCAACAGCATTGCtcaat ataTGGACAAGTTTTCAAATCTCATCTATTCTGTTCACCGGCAATAGTTTCTTGTGACCATGAGCTCAACATGTTTATACTTCAGAATGAAGAGAAGTACTTTCAAGCCAGCTACCCCAAGCCCATGCATGGCATCCTTGGTAAATTATCTTTGCTCACGGTGTCCGGAGACCTTCACAAGAAGCTTAGAAACGTCGCCGTCAGCTTCATCGGCGCCTCTAAGTCCACTCCAGCTTTCCTTCACAGCGTCGAAAAGCTATCAATCTCCATGATGGAGTCATGGAAAGAGCGCAAACAGATCACCTTCTGCTACGAAATTAGAAAG TTTACAATCAATCTTATGGTGAAGCATCTGTTGAGTATTGAGCCGGAAGAACCGATAGCCTTCAAAATACTAGAAGATTTTCAAACTTTCATGAAAGGGTTTGTGTCTTTGCCTGTATACATTCCTGGGACACACTACGCCAATGCTGTGAAG GCTAGAGCAAGATTGTCTCGGACTGTCAGAGAGATTATAAGAGAGAGGCAACACGAGAACATGAGAGCTGGGGAAGGGGATTTCTTAGACGTGATTCTGAAGAAAAGGAGCCTCAGTGAAGAAGAGACAGTGAGCATTGTCTTGGATATCATGCTGGGAGGTTATGAGACAACTGCTACACTTCTAGCCTTAATTGTTTACTTTCTTGCGCATGCACCTgctgtttttcaaaaattaaag GAAGAACACCGCGCCataagaaaaagcaaacaagaCGAGGAGCCCTTGAATTGGGAAGATTACCAGCAAATGGAATTCACTAAcaat GTTATACTTGAAGCTATGAGATGTGGAAAT TATCTCATTCCATCAGGATGGAAGGTTCTTCCAGTATTTACTGCAGCACATTTTGACCCAAATCTTCATGAAAATCCTTCAGAATTTAACCCTTCGAGATGGACA GATAAAGCATCAGTAATGAGCAAAAGGGTGATGCCATTTGGTGGTGGCCCAAGACTCTGCCCCGGAGCTGAACTCGCTAAAGTCGAAATCTCATTCTTCCTCCATCATCTTGTCCTCAATTATAG GTGGAAAACACAAGCAGATGACTATCCGATTGCGTATCCATATGTGGAATTTAGAAGAGGCTTGCTTTTGGAGATTGAACGTACGAATGGATTTGACGATCACTGA
- the LOC102630506 gene encoding uncharacterized protein LOC102630506 isoform X2, protein MSEASKSLLASTDHGQLGPIGPDYFGFYTREIMELLSQDEDPLPSTSRTSELTRKKCGGVRGKDTIDTSGRGNVSSFSNSIGAGFTDFKKERLRSLLRQGVFGLAPEVDEMLDPVIAMCQLQSQVRNRKCSPNVNEVACKGDAEQVPRKKLKTSIYSSHSSLKHGSCREGSVSNGIDSKSLDAALSEKEMSNFKKNCAHCHCQNTSQLTSPNRPKSLCDGCISSYGKDKDLHSDSNIGADKENGEVDDDLQFLLESDSSEVEETVKKYSDELFATATWSRSLKNFLILWCRGAGL, encoded by the exons ATGTCGGAAGCTTCGAAGAGTTTGCTGGCCTCAACAGATCATGGTCAATTAGGACCAATAGGACCAGATTATTTTGGTTTCTATACGCGTGAAATAATGGAGCTCTTATCACAAGATGAGGATCCCTTGCCTTCTACTTCCAGAACCTCTGAGTTGACTAGGAAAAAATGTGGTGGGGTCAGAGGCAAGGACACAATTGATACTAGTGGCCGTGGTAATGTTTCTTCCTTTAGTAATAGCATAGGAGCTGGCTTTACagatttcaaaaaagaaagattgagATCATTACTAAGGCAGGGTGTGTTTGGTCTTGCCCCAGAAGTTGATGAG ATGTTGGATCCTGTTATAGCTATGTGTCAGTTGCAATCTCAAGTCAGAAACAGAAAGTGTTCGCCAAATGTTAATGAAGTAGCGTGCAAGGGTGATGCAGAGCAAGTTCCTCGTAAGAAACTCAAGACATCGATTTACTCTTCGCACAGTTCCCTCAAACATGGATCATGTAGAGAG GGTTCTGTATCTAATGGCATTGATTCCAAATCTTTGGATGCTGCTTTGTCGGAGAAAGAAATGTCTAACTTTAAGAAGAATTGTGCCCATTGCCATTGCCAGAATACTTCTCAGTTAACTAGTCCAAATAGGCCTAAG TCTCTATGTGATGGTTGCATAAGCAGTTATGGAAAGGACAAGGATTTACATTCAGATTCAAACATAGGTGCTGATAAAGAAAATGGAGAG GTGGATGATGACTTGCAATTCCTTCTAGAAAGTGATAGTTCGGAGGTTGAGGAGACAGTGAAGAAATATTCTGATGAACTTTTTGCAACA GCCACATGGAGCAGAAGCTTGAAGAACTTCTTAATACTGTGGTGTCGAGGTGCAG GCCTATGA
- the LOC102607509 gene encoding cytochrome P450 724B1 isoform X2 encodes MGWPICGETLAFLKPHKSNSTGSFLQQHCSIYGQVFKSHLFCSPAIVSCDHELNMFILQNEEKYFQASYPKPMHGILGKLSLLTVSGDLHKKLRNVAVSFIGASKSTPAFLHSVEKLSISMMESWKERKQITFCYEIRKFTINLMVKHLLSIEPEEPIAFKILEDFQTFMKGFVSLPVYIPGTHYANAVKARARLSRTVREIIRERQHENMRAGEGDFLDVILKKRSLSEEETVSIVLDIMLGGYETTATLLALIVYFLAHAPAVFQKLKEEHRAIRKSKQDEEPLNWEDYQQMEFTNNVILEAMRCGNVVKFVHREAIRDVKFKEYLIPSGWKVLPVFTAAHFDPNLHENPSEFNPSRWTVCNHICCNLFVMCSQDKASVMSKRVMPFGGGPRLCPGAELAKVEISFFLHHLVLNYRWKTQADDYPIAYPYVEFRRGLLLEIERTNGFDDH; translated from the exons ATGGGGTGGCCTATTTGTGGAGAGACTCTTGCCTTTCTCAAGCCTCACAAATCCAACTCCACTGGCAGCTTCTTGCAACAGCATTGCtcaat ataTGGACAAGTTTTCAAATCTCATCTATTCTGTTCACCGGCAATAGTTTCTTGTGACCATGAGCTCAACATGTTTATACTTCAGAATGAAGAGAAGTACTTTCAAGCCAGCTACCCCAAGCCCATGCATGGCATCCTTGGTAAATTATCTTTGCTCACGGTGTCCGGAGACCTTCACAAGAAGCTTAGAAACGTCGCCGTCAGCTTCATCGGCGCCTCTAAGTCCACTCCAGCTTTCCTTCACAGCGTCGAAAAGCTATCAATCTCCATGATGGAGTCATGGAAAGAGCGCAAACAGATCACCTTCTGCTACGAAATTAGAAAG TTTACAATCAATCTTATGGTGAAGCATCTGTTGAGTATTGAGCCGGAAGAACCGATAGCCTTCAAAATACTAGAAGATTTTCAAACTTTCATGAAAGGGTTTGTGTCTTTGCCTGTATACATTCCTGGGACACACTACGCCAATGCTGTGAAG GCTAGAGCAAGATTGTCTCGGACTGTCAGAGAGATTATAAGAGAGAGGCAACACGAGAACATGAGAGCTGGGGAAGGGGATTTCTTAGACGTGATTCTGAAGAAAAGGAGCCTCAGTGAAGAAGAGACAGTGAGCATTGTCTTGGATATCATGCTGGGAGGTTATGAGACAACTGCTACACTTCTAGCCTTAATTGTTTACTTTCTTGCGCATGCACCTgctgtttttcaaaaattaaag GAAGAACACCGCGCCataagaaaaagcaaacaagaCGAGGAGCCCTTGAATTGGGAAGATTACCAGCAAATGGAATTCACTAAcaat GTTATACTTGAAGCTATGAGATGTGGAAATGTGGTAAAGTTTGTGCACCGCGAAGCTATTCGAGATGTCAAATTCAAAG AGTATCTCATTCCATCAGGATGGAAGGTTCTTCCAGTATTTACTGCAGCACATTTTGACCCAAATCTTCATGAAAATCCTTCAGAATTTAACCCTTCGAGATGGACAGTATGTAATCA TATATGTTGTAATCTTTTTGTTATGTGTTCACAGGATAAAGCATCAGTAATGAGCAAAAGGGTGATGCCATTTGGTGGTGGCCCAAGACTCTGCCCCGGAGCTGAACTCGCTAAAGTCGAAATCTCATTCTTCCTCCATCATCTTGTCCTCAATTATAG GTGGAAAACACAAGCAGATGACTATCCGATTGCGTATCCATATGTGGAATTTAGAAGAGGCTTGCTTTTGGAGATTGAACGTACGAATGGATTTGACGATCACTGA
- the LOC102631319 gene encoding uncharacterized protein LOC102631319: MVTIIPPNPKPWHSPFPTRTKTKTLQPKIVSTLNDSNNETKQSSAGKIKREVLTNEGRTKLNTYSDRDFYAYPRFVTHVDGGFISTLTNLYRQMLRPGSEVLDLMSSWVSHLPQEVSYKRVVGHGLNAQELAKNPRLEYFIVKDLNQDQKLEFDDCSFDAVVCAVSVQYLQQPEKVFAEVFRVLKPGGVFIVSFSNRMFYEKAISAWRDGTAYGRVQLVVQYFQCVEGYTNPEIVRKLPADSAAAQEDKSPISWLMRLLGFLSGSNPFYAVIAYKNFKPVYE, translated from the exons ATGGTCACCATTATTCCTCCAAATCCCAAGCCATGGCACTCACCTTTCCCAACCCGCACAAAAACCAAGACCCTTCAACCAAAAATTGTCAGCACTTTAAACGATAGTAACAATGAAACAAAACAATCATCAGCAGGCAAGATCAAAAGAGAGGTTCTTACAAATGAAGGCAGAACCAAACTCAATACTTACTCAGACAGAGACTTCTATGCATATCCTCGTTTCGTGACACATGTTGATGGTGGTTTCATATCCACACTGACCAATCTTTATAGACAGATGTTGAGACCTGGCTCTGAGGTTCTTGATCTTATGAGCTCATGGGTTAGCCATTTGCCTCAAGAAGTTTCGTACAAGAGAGTTGTTGGACATGGACTTAATGCTCAAGAGCTAGCTAAGAATCCTCGGCTTGAGTATTTTATTGTGAAGGATCTTAATCAGGATCAAAAGCTTGAGTTTGATGATTGCAGCTTTGATGCAGTGGTCTGCGCTGTTAGTGTGCAGTATCTTCAACAGCCTGAGAAG GTATTTGCTGAAGTGTTTCGAGTGCTAAAGCCAGGGGGAGTGTTCATCGTGAGCTTTAGCAATAGAATGTTTTATGAGAAAGCCATAAGTGCATGGAGAGATGGGACTGCGTATGGCCGAGTACAACTGGTGGTGCAGTATTTCCAATGTGTAGAAGGATATACAAACCCAGAAATTGTTAGAAAATTACCTGCTGATAGTGCTGCTGCCCAAGAGGATAAATCTCCAATCAGCTGGCTTATGAGATTGCTGGGTTTTTTGTCTGGGTCAAACCCTTTCTACGCTGTGATAGCTTACAAAAACTTCAAACCCGTATATGAATAA